A segment of the Mytilus trossulus isolate FHL-02 chromosome 12, PNRI_Mtr1.1.1.hap1, whole genome shotgun sequence genome:
CATAGACAACTTTACCATTATcaacaattaatgtaaaaatgcattaaaaaccTTTCACATTTAcaatcaactttaaaaataagaaattacaTGCAAAGTTTATCTGCTCTAACAGTAAAGATCAGCAAAAAATTATAAGGATTGGCATTGAACATATTTTTGccaaagtttttaaatttgcacTAAATTATAAGTAAGAAATATGAAAGGAAAGAAATTATGCATAATCATAATGATATTTTTGGTGCACATGGTAAATGGTCGCCCAAAAATACCATTGAAAGAGGTGGATGCTGATCAACCTTTACCACTCGATAAACTTGAGCCACCTGATCATTTGGAGGCAGTACGATTTGAACAAGATGGAATGCTGAACAAAGATTTCCATAAAGAGGCTTTTATTGGGAATCATGAAGAGATCGACGATGATCCTGTCGATATTGCAGATTCAAAACTTAAAGATATCTTCAACAAGTTAGTTTCATCAAGGACATATATTTTAACCATAGTACATGATAGTCTTTTTGGTAACATTATGAATAATACAGTCGAACCTCATTGTGTCGAAATTTAAGGGACCAGACGAAAGTATTCGACTCATCTGAGGTCGAGTGTGACgtcatatatttgaaatgtatgaaataccaatatcatgaatatgtgATTTCTGTAAACTAGGTACATGTTTATTGATCATTGTGCTTTTTTCGATATGATAATATATGGTTGTGTATTTATGTTCCGTATTTTTAAAGATTGAACACacaaaagtcacaaataaaatcaatacacaaatatttacaaaggtCAGTCACTATAAATTATGGAATCACTCgcgaaaatattttcataactaaTCTTTAAAGAATGTGAACAGTGTCCATATATTAAAAAGACCGACtcataataattgataaaatattttaatccttTTAATTATTGTTCTTATTCTAATggttataaattaatttaatctcAGCTTGGGTCATTAAAATTCGTTTCGTTTTTATATCAAGTGAAATAGGTTCAGCACATTCAAGTTCCGCTAAGACGATCAACAAAGATGTTGATTAGCGGTCATCATAAACATGTCATTTAAACTGTTTGACAAAAAAGTATGTTTACACAGCTTTAAATACTTATGGAAAATAATAGGTTGAACAAGAAAAACATCTgtgatgaattttatttttaaagtttttatttcattcgatttttaaaaaattttgaacttCGAGACATCAGGTTCAATTTACATCAATTTTACATCGACAGGACTTAAGAATTACCTCGACCTTAACAGAGAATTCGAATCATCCAAGTTCGACTCATCAGAGGTAAAAATGCATTGATCAAACAAGAATTATGCCAGGACTGAGAAGTTACTTCGACTCATCCAGGTTTTCGACACAACCGAGTTCGACACAACAAGGTTCGACTGTAAAtggtttttcaatttcaacagAATTTAAGATTTCAGGATTTACAAATGTACCATAGATCAGCATCATGTATGATTGtttaataaattgtattattAATCTAgataaagtatatataataatagCTGTCGAAAATAGATTAATTGAATACATTTGCTGTTGTTTGCTATGGTAACGAGACTCAGCAGATATGATGTTGGTGATTTTCTttactttgttaaaaaaaattcatgaatcAGATTTTCATGAAttaatacttttgttttatgatatttattgGTTGAAACTGATCATTCAATTTAAAGTGTATTTCAaatctctttttattcatacattattttctttattccaGAGTGGATACAGATTCAGATGGTCATATGAATCTAATTGAAGTAGAATCCTGGATCCAGGACAAGATAAGACAACATTTTGATGAAGCCTTAGAAGAAAATGCACACATATTTACACACATGGACCCTGATGGAGATGGTATAATGTCAAAGTTACTCTTAGCATGCAAAATGATAAcatgaaattttagaaatatagGAAAATTACAGCAAAATGTATCAAACACTAAAAGCATTTTCaagtatttgccaaaaaataaagaaactgaaaatattgctattctcattttatttatttaagcaAGAAATGTACATTTATTGAATCACTGTACACTGTCAcacatcattattttttttgtaaaatgcagGGTTCTCGCTAAAGATTTTTGAAGGCGAGTCCAGGGACTCATCATTTTTGGTCATGATGAGTCCAACACCAAGAAGAAAGTATTTCATTgcaattattgaaatatttgtctCCATGGCCTAACAGCaatgaaatgacattaaattcatatcacttTTACACTTATGCTATAAATGATGATATATGTGTTTAActgttcagtttatacaaaatatttcaatcttgatGCATCTGTGGACTCATCAGTTTTGGAAATGGTGAATCCAGACAGATTTTTGATGAGTCCAGGACCTGTGGACTTGCCTTAGTGAGGACCCTCAGCCTAAAAATGCACTATAAAGTACAAGAACAGTACCACATGTGCAATTCATTTGATTCATTTAGTATGATATGTGTTCAAATTTAATATACTCACCCCATGCCCACCTGTCTAAACAGATGATGCCAACACACAtttaaattgaacaaaaacatgtatatcAACAAACCTAAGCatgttcaaaatatattataagttcTCAAATTGTTTTGTCATAACTTTTCTGGAAGAAAACAAATCAGAAATACTTGacattcattactatatttattcaacattatttttcagGTTTAGTTGACTGGAAGGATTACTACAAACATTTCCTTCTGGCTAAAAAGTATGATGTTGATAAAATTGATAGCTTTCTGAAAGATTATGGAGATCAAGCTTTAGATATGAAGGAAACCGGTGAGTCTAGCTCTATAAAGGAAGGGAAGATAAAGTTAAGAGAAAGTGGTGAGTGTATCGCTTAGTACCCGTATGTACATGACTATACTAGTTAAAGGATGTAGTGGCACTACTCACTGTGGAGATATTTATtgtcgtgggtaccaattttcgtggattgagtaacacttgcattttcgtggatctttgatttcatgattttaaaattgagaaaggaaatggggaatgtgtcaaagcgacaataacccgaccatagagcagacatcAGCTGAAGGCCAACAATGGGTCTTGCATATATTTCTTTATGAAACATGAAATTTGTTCagcatttgaatttgtggttgtcctatacaaacaaaatcaatgaaattgGTACCCAACAATATCCACAGTACAAATGTATCAGAtctacttttcttttctttttctaacaTACAGGTATGTGTAAGAGTCAAATTAATGTTCAGCCTCAAATTTGTGTCCCATCACATCATGACGCTACAATCTGTGACAGTTTGTCAAACCTCAAATCTATGTCCTTTTCTCGGTTCTGTGATCTAAAGAACCTGAAATTTGTGGCTGTTTCTCTATTCCAATCCTCTTTATAAAGGAGAGTTTCAGTAATGTGACATGTCTTTGGATAGGCATACATTGTATTGGGTAGGACACAGCTTTGAAGCTGGACATAAActtattaacaattttttattatgaGTGAATTAACACTAACAATTTAGGTGTACATCATGCACACCAGTTTAGTTTGCTTGTTCCTTGTGTGaatcttgaaatttttatcagctattatatgtaaattaagaaatacgAAATGGTTTTTTAGTCTTTCATTTTTGTCCATACCAGCAAATGTTATCATGAACATACTGACATAATGATCCAACATTTTTACTCAGTCCATGAaataaaagaattcaaaatgtgttaaaatatgactttaaaaaacaacaaaattaaaataaaacttcgATTTCCTGTAATTTTATCTTAAGTAAATCAACTTCTTTAATAAGGAATCAATTTaggttttaaaatattcatgtgaacatAGGTATAATGAAATAAGAATGTATAAACTTATAGacagaaataaatgaaaaacagaaaTTGGTTTTATTAAATCTGTTTTAGTACCTATGACATCTAAGTATGCAGCTAATTTCCCCTTCTTTATCTTTTATTAGTTTGTCAATGTTCTTGttacaaatttgtttacaatgttgttttcaaaatgtatttatcaatatttattatttatgttttagacAGAGATCAGTTAGTCCGGTacaagtttaaatggacagatGTAGAACAAATGCCAATGGATAATAAACTAAACAAAGAAGAGTTTTTAGCATTCCGTCATCCAGAACAGAGTGGACTTgctatgaaaaaaatgattgagaCAATATTGAATTCTTTAGGTAATCTATCCCTGttctatttgtaaaacaaatggtTTCTGAAAGAAAAGCAAGTTTGCTTTCATCAATattctttcataaaaaaagaacaattcaACTGTAAATCACAGAGCAATTTCTGTATtcactttatataaaaatctttcaatttgcATACATGAGCTCAAAAGAttggttatatatattttttcataccCCACTTATGGGCAGTGTTTTAGTctgtttgtccatttgtttatccgtctgtcccacttctGATAAAAACATTTGGACAAGGtactttttgatgaagttaaagtcaaaCTTGaaattagtacacatgttccctattatatggtctttcttattttaatgcaaatTATAGAATTTGTTTCCCAATTTCACaatccactaaacatagaaaatggttGTAGTGAGGCATCTGtatactgtggacacattcttctggttttttttttttataaaaacacctAAGATAATAACTTTAAAAGATAAGTTAAACATTGTTAAGTTTTAAGCGTATCagtttttatgaattattttttactgcattATGTTTACCCAAGTTAATATAACATccattacaatttaaaaatataatgttcatTTTCAACCATGCAGATTAAATGAACAAAGAATAAGCATTAGGCTGAGTGAAGCATGTAGAAAATCTTTTTCAAATTGCATAATGCTTATCCACACCATATTCCATTATAATATCTCTAATACAAAAATTTCCAgctatgaatatttattttgttgttgaactttgttttaatttaaacgTTGTACTTTTCATGGTCATCgtctaaaagtaaaaataaatttacctcacctttttatatataaatattttgttattagaTACCAATAATGATGGTAAACTTACATTAACCGAATTTGTTGCCCTGCCACCTGGTGATGTGGAAGACGACGAACAGAAGAAACTGGACGATCGCTATCAGGACGAAAGGAAAAAGGAATTTATAAATGCTATAGATGGTGATAAAAATGGCGTTGCTACTCAGAAAGAGTTAGAGGTAAGAAAtaagacaaataatttttagcGAGCGGAAAAAGTGGATTcctttcaaaaatgtttaagttGCTATCCTAATGCTAGcaaaaaacttgttttcttaATATGAGAGATAGGTTTTATGATATGCTTTAATGGAAATATAAAGGAAGGTAGTGAAAACTTGTTTCTTTtgctacaattaaaaaataaaatttttatattgttcatacatgtaataactccatagtttttacacctTTATTCTATGATGTGTCCTCATCTCTTCCAATCAGCTCAAATGTTTAATCCTAGTCACTTGTTGTCTTGTATTGCTGCACAGAGATGAATGTTTACCCACTTGACTTGAGATCCTCAATTTAAGGAACTTTAGGAATATTGACCAATTTGGGACATGTTTATAAATTCTAACAAATAATTGAGTAGTTGCAAactaatagacaactttcgagttcgatgcatttctgtcaaaaactctggttttagtgaacgtcatttgtgcgtttaggggtgttgtcacttccattccaatgttgagccagtggttggaaaactataattctataatgtACAAATTCTTTGGCAAATTGAATTGTcgaaattgacaatcagcactgtTGTCAatagggaattgtcattaagtacctacagaacaacaattatttctagtttatcctgcacaatgacgatcactaagacgcttgatgaatgTTAATAGTgtagggatacaggcgaccccctctatctgccAAATGACATCATGAAGACACTTATAATTGAAGAGTTTTTTCTGGTGATGGACAAACTCAAAAGTGGTCTATTGGTTAATGTTGTATTGCtataatttcaattatattaaaaaaaaaaaaaaaaagaagatgtggtatgattgctaatgagacaactcttcacaaaagaccaaatgacacagaaattaacaaatatatgtaactgtacagccttcaacaatgaacaaagacCATATTGCATactcagctatgaaaggcctgAAAATCAGGAATGTAAAAAAACCCAAGTTTGTTAATTGTGTATTGCACTAATTTcaattatatgttatttatagGACTATGTTGATCCCAGAAATCCACAGCAGTCAAAGGCAGAAGCTGTCAACCTTCTACAAATGTTAGATGATAATAAAGACGGAAAAGTTTCTATGGATGAAATGTTTAAACATAAAGATATCTTTGTAGACAGTAAATGTGTCAACGTGAAGAGAAGTCTACATGAcgaattttaaaattacatagaAATTTTGCATAGAATAGCATTCTGtgatatgataaaattgagaatggaaatggggaatgtgtcaaagaaaccaCAACCCGACCATGTTTAGATTCAGATGGGGAAGCACCTAGTCCTgtacttcttttaaaaaaaataagagaataaaaataaatagaaatattaagCCAACTTTGTGTAAAAAGGGTCCTTGTATTCCTCTTTCTCAGGAGCACCCCCTAACATAAAAAAGACCAGGATGTTTGTTGGGTGTGGCCTAAGTGTCTGACTTTAGAAAAGGTCAATTGTTGACATACTTTATCTGGtttatatagatttatttatcTTATTATGGCATTGCCTATAGGGAATTTAAATTtgtcaacaaaaacaatttgtggtatgatttttttctaaaaaaattaaaaatgtcagAGTTGTGAtcttttgtataattatttaagtatctagtttaaggtggtacctaacacttcagggaggtaactctgtaaaatcagctaaacgtttgaATTACGTCCTGTAGTTCTATAAAGCTTATAttaatattaagcttctcagggatcaaaattggtgtttgtcaaactgctaaataaccagtgtaatttttctgacaaaaccgttggttcaaaaattttgaaattttgatatttttgttaattttatgaaaattaaacgaaccaaattaattttagttaaagtgttgggtaccacttTATTCTTTAAGGactatttttgtactttttaccATAGAACAATATTATTGAGTGGgatatgatttgttatatatgTGACAGTGGGTTTATTTGTGGTGTAATGATTTTAAAGAGGTCTgcttaaatttgtattttgattatatttgtACAACTAATCATGTtgatttaatttagaaattctaTGTTATGTTAGAACTTTGACCCAAGGTTATATTGTtctaaatttttacatttaccTCCAAATATGCATTCCAAGTGCCATTTCTTAACCTCTTTATAATTTCTTGTTCTTCTTTTGTCATTGACTAACCTTTTCAGAAAACTTTTTCTCAAGACTTGTTTGTCCTCAGAAGTGTTAATTCTAttgcttttataaaaatcaggtttttt
Coding sequences within it:
- the LOC134692649 gene encoding 45 kDa calcium-binding protein-like; amino-acid sequence: MKGKKLCIIIMIFLVHMVNGRPKIPLKEVDADQPLPLDKLEPPDHLEAVRFEQDGMLNKDFHKEAFIGNHEEIDDDPVDIADSKLKDIFNKVDTDSDGHMNLIEVESWIQDKIRQHFDEALEENAHIFTHMDPDGDGLVDWKDYYKHFLLAKKYDVDKIDSFLKDYGDQALDMKETGESSSIKEGKIKLRESDRDQLVRYKFKWTDVEQMPMDNKLNKEEFLAFRHPEQSGLAMKKMIETILNSLDTNNDGKLTLTEFVALPPGDVEDDEQKKLDDRYQDERKKEFINAIDGDKNGVATQKELEDYVDPRNPQQSKAEAVNLLQMLDDNKDGKVSMDEMFKHKDIFVDSKCVNVKRSLHDEF